The stretch of DNA GAAAATTGCTACTTCGGCCTATGAAGCTGCTTTTTTTGTGAGGTTGTTGGCAATTAGAGCATCGTCccataaattaataataaatacaggggaaaaaaacagtctaaccctaaaataatgatttaaaaaaaaattgaaagaattttttttaaaaaatcaaataaatttacatgacaaaattaagaaaatgtcaaagacaagtgtatttattattttttttataagggtcattattttattcatttatttatttaaacaagaATCTGTGCTTTCCAAGACACAAAACTGCATCCTCACAGGTCAAAGCAACAATTTTTGTAAATACTGTTGAGAGCAACAGAGGAAACCATTTCAGAGGGTTTGAAGACAGGTGAGGAAGAGATATTTAGCAACTGTCATTGTGATAAATATTGTCATAACCAAAATGTAGAGAATTCCACTCTACATGGGATGAAAACATTGAAATCTCTGGATAATATATCATGAATTCCTGCTCTGTATAGTAACATCCCTAGATTATACATCAAAGATTGTAAGGATTGTAACCGCTTTAACTGAAGTAAGCATAACATTAACAATGTAATAACTTGAGTTACATTCATTATTTGTAAATGTTTCAGTTACAAGTACAATTCatagtcattttcttgtaaattttttttttcattttgtttgtttgtttgtttgtttatttgtttgttttagaggGGTTGTTCTGGTAATCTTGGAAGTTTTTCAcaaatttttcagattttctggtcattttttgtattttttttcagtgattttgtgGTAAGttaatggtaattttcttgtggtgtctttctttcctttttcttttctttctttgtttttacagtgttttgttgcaactttgttgtaattttcttgttatgttttgaggaaggaaggaaggaatcaAGTAAacttgctcaggtttcagagggatAAAGGGACAAACCACAGCTTTTGTCTGGGAGATTTTATTACAACTGAACAAGTTACTACATTATGTAGCAGTTAGTACAATATCAGTTTTCATAATGAGGGCTGACTATGACCTCCAGTCAGTTTTAATAAGTAACCACCATCAATACAATTTTCAGAAAAGAGTTAAATTCTGATGTGTTGCATTAAGAAGGCTCCCACTGTTAAGTATCTCTGCCACTTTGATGCACTTTTAGTCCCtaacatcaaatcaacatttaataaaaaaaaataaaatcttgctTTACAGCATAGAAAACACGAGAACACGTTCATAAATGAAGCTGTTCATAAATGAAGCTGTTCATAAATGAAGCTGTTCATAAATTGGTCAGTGGTGCTCAGTGGTCTTTGAACACACTTTGTATGGTGTTCTTAAATAATTCTTGATACTATAAATTTATGACAGAGTGATTTATGTCAGCTCAAAAGGGTGGCTAAACTGAGTTAGGTTGTGTTTACCTTCCATTACATCATCAAAGTCCATGTGACTCAATCCACAgctgtattttctgtttccctgcgtgtgtgtgtgtgtgtgtgtgtgtgtgtgtgtgtatgtgtgtgtgcgtgtgtgtgttggcagcgGAGGCCCAGGGCTTGCCCTGTGAGTTCAGTGGACGGGTGTACCAGCACGGTGAGGACTTCCAGCCCAGCTGCCAGCACCAGTGCACCTGCATGGACGGGGTGGTGGGCTGCATGCCCCTCTGCCTGCACCAAGTGCCCCTGCCCGACTGGCTCTGCTCTCAGCCCCGGCTGGCCAGGCCACAGGGCGGCTGCTGCGAGCAGTGGGTGTGTGATGACGACAACCACATCAGTGAGGAGCCAGAAGAGTCGACACACACCTCCCTGCCGGACGGCCAGCCCCTCCCCAACCACATCAGCCAGGTCCTGGCCCAGCTGCAGCCTCGCCACCAAACCGACGCCGGGGGGGTCACCTTCAGCGGTGAGGAACACACCCCACCTACCTGCACTCAACACTGTATTCTGTCATTCAAGCTTGCAAGCTTCTGATGGACGCCAACCACTACGAGTCAGCCAAGTTCAACACGAGTCCCACAGAGCAAGCACCAAAATTTCATCATGTTATTACGGCACAGAAAAACCTGGGAATCAGTTAAGCAACAGAACACAAGAGGCCATGCCTGCGTGCCTGCcaccaaaacacagccatgTTATTTACCAGAACACACAGGCCTCAAgtgttctgttgttttcataCAGTAGTTATAATTTTGTTGCAACAATAACTTTAgctcaaataaaatacaataaagttgCAATATATAGTCTATCaaagctctcaagtctcacgtATTGGGCCtgagacacacgcatttcaacccgttcacacgctcacacgccacaccttgtatttctcacacagagaaattaccaggataacgcccaccaagctGCGCCGCTATTTTTTTATAACAGCAGAACAGGTAGAGgaatctgtattttctgtatttttatatgtttggtCTGCTTGGCTATTATGACCCTGACACACGCGATTTCGTCCGTCGTACGTGGTTGGCGGTAGCTTTTGTAGTTGTATATGCAGCTGTGGAAACAGTTTTCAGCTGACATCAGAAACATATGTAGGGTCCAGTTTCACAACGTGATGCAGGTAGCGGCTGTGGACGACTACACACATCGTCTCAGCTTTCATTCCAGTGCTATATTTGCCCCAAAATGAGTGATATATGCCTTACCACTTGGTTAAGGCATATATCAGCTTAATATATCATGTAACCCTGATGTCCTGAGTTACAGTTTGGCCTGGGACCTTTGTTGAACCCCCTTCCCCAGTGCACCCTCTCAGTCACCAAATCTCTGTTCACAGTGGACAGTCACAGTAATCCCCAAAACAAATGCTTCCACCAGCTTTCAAAACGTCAGTCAGCATCTATTCAATGTTACCATGTCAATTTCTGTGATACATTGCCATTGTCCTTTCCCCTCCCACAAAAGTAATGACAGTCCCCAAGTCTGAGGTGTTGCTGGAGTCTGGATGTTTCCCGCAGACCACCGAGTGGACAGAGTGTTCCACCACATGTGGGATGGGCATCTCCAGCCGCGTGACCAATAACAACCCGGAATGTCGTCTGATCAGAGAAACCAGACTGTGTCAGATCCGTCAGTGTGGCCTGCAGCTTCCTCTTGTTGTCAATAAggtgaaactttaatgatccctacttggtgaaatgtaatgaaatggaaacagtgaagaaaatTAGAATGTTAACAGATACAAAATATATGAAGTGCAGTAGGCTGTGTCTGAGACTGTGAGAGAAATGAATGCCAAAGCAATATGAGTGAATGTAAATATTGCATAGCAATAGGCCTTGAGGTATGGATGCCTAATACATTATTTGAGAAAAAATTGCTCagttttttctgaattagagaataatataattaactccaaattttgagaaaaaaatctgtcttattttttctgaattattgAAATAATTATCTTAGAATTCTGAGCTAATGCTACACTACATGTAGGATTATGACGATGACATTATGATGACATAGTTATCTAAGAACTCCGAGATAATTATGTAATTCATTCATCAACAggcacagtttgttttgtttttttccttaggTGAATGCATTATGCCTCTGTATTGAAAATCCAGCAGGAGTGCACTGATTTCATGATGTAATAACACTAGCTCTGCTTCTGTTAtccagagggggaaaaagtgcCAGCGAACCATCCGTCCCCAGGAACCAGTCAGAATCACCTTCGCCGGATGCTCAACGGCACAGCGGTACCGCCCCCGCACCTGTGGTGTCTGTACCAACAACCGCTGCTGCATGCCCTCACTGTCCCGCACCGTGCGGCTTCTCTTCCGCTGCCCGGATGGGGAGGGCTTCTACCGAAACGTCATGTGGATCCAGCGCTGCAGCTGCAAAACAAGCTGCAGCAGTGGCCACGGCCCCTCCAGTCCCTCCGTCAGCCTCCACAATGACATCCACACCTTCAGGCACTGAGGGTGACTCACCATGCCCAGCCCTGGCCTGGCACACTGGGCAAAGACCCTGCACTTGGCTCCCTACACCTGGCTCCTCCCTGTCTGTCAACAGGGTGGGAACCTCTCCCTCTTCAAACCAGACTCTATGGCAGAGTGAAGCTCTGCCAACCCCTTCCTCCTACCCACCTCACCCCAACCAGGCAACACACTCGCTTGCACTTTAAGCTTCCTGCCACAATGACATCAGTTTGACCACACTAGAGGTGTGTCGCTATATTCAGTAACGAACTGTTACCTTTCTAGAGTGAGGGCGGCACTGAAGACAACCCACTGCAGGACGCAGTGTCAACTGTTGGCGGAATGCTTTTATtgaaactttttatttatttgtttccttttgtcCAGTTTCTCTGTTTCCACAGAGTAAGGGATGTGACATTTTGTCCTTGTGTCCGTGAAAGTGAGCATTTATGAGCAATGGCAGGAAATTTGTACATGCATCTTTGGTCAGATGCATTTCTGGATGAATGAGGAAAAGCTAGAAGACATAGACAACACAGTCATCAGTGATTGTACTGACTGTGTAGTGACTGTGCCCCAGCCTTTGTGACACAGTCCCACACATGTATTGATTGTGGAACTgaatgtgtatctgtatgtgtatctgtgtgtgagtgtgtgtgtgtgtttttgtgcaagcATATTGGTCTTTGTGTTTATTAGGCAAAGAAGGAGGAACCCTTACAGGAGAGTTTACAAGAGAATGTGTACATTACGCTATTACAGTATATGGATTAAAAAGTATAGTGTATAGACTTCACTCTCAGTTGTGGAGTGGTAAATTTTTGAAGATCGCCTCATTTTTCGGGGTGTGATTTTATGTGTCCCTCACAATGTAGATACTTTACTTGGGGGAGGAATACTATATATTTAAGACGTATATATTATGCTCTTTCAGTGGATTATTTTGACTGTAAGCTTCAGTAATTAactacatcaaataaaaatctCATTAACTCATAATCTGTCTTATTTATACCTGATTTCTGATTCAGATGTAGGATTAGAAGCTTTGCTGTTGTGTTACAAATTTCACATCATGGAGATCCACTGGAGAACTGGATGGGGTTTCCAGTGGACATCTGGTTAGTCCTGGTTCCTGTTTACCAATCACTTTGTCCTTTCAATATGTTATAGAGATGTATAGAGACAATATTGCACAAAATAGGTGTGAGGTGACTGCATCCTGAGATTGGCTTTTTCCTGATCAAATGCTTGTTactgtaaatgcatttttttttccacagaattcAGTGCAAATGATTATCAGGTGACCATATGTCATGAAAACATAGGAACAGTAACATTAATGTCAAATACTTAAATGCTAAGCTAAGTAATGCTAGcagtggttatgttactacaggtgcgGTTATGTTACCACAAGTGTGTTAtcttactacaggtgtggttatgttactacatgTGTGGTTatattactacaggtgtgttatctTACTACaagtgtggttatgttactacatgTGTGGTTatattactacaggtgtgttatcttactacaggtgtggttatgttactacatgTGTGGTTatattactacaggtgtgttatcttactacaggtgtggttgtgttactgcaggtgtgttatgttgctacaggtgtgcttatgttactacaggtgtggttatattactacaggtgtgttatcttactacaggtgtggttatgttactacatgTGTGGTTatattactacaggtgtgttatcttactacaggtgtggttgtgttactgcaggtgtgttatgttgctacaggtgtggttatgttactacaggtgtgttatgttgctacaggtgtgttattttgctacaggtgtggttatattactacaggtgtggttatgttgctacaggtgtggttatgttgcTATAGGTGTGTTATCTTTCTACAGCTGTGGGTATGTTACTACAGATGCGGTTATGTTAATTTAGGGCCCTAAGGCAAATGGAAgatttttgaagattataaatatCATGTTATCAGTGTCATCCagaacaactaaaacaaatgtgtgtaaactgCTGATATTtaattgatattgatattcagTTTAGGGGTTGATAGTTAGGGTAACCATTACTTTGAGCAGAATGTCTCACAATTGCCACTGTTACTAACCAACTTATGCTCTGAACTTTCTAGAACATTACTTCTGTCACTGGGCAGACAATGACAGACCGTCCTGTCATTGGCTAGTGTACACAACAGTGTCATTTAAGCTTCTCGTCATTTTAtatgctgtgttgtttttgtgctaTAAGTACATTTGGAAACTGAATATTTCTACAATATGGAAATATTACTTTTGCTTAGGCAGAAGATCTAAATATGTCTTA from Myripristis murdjan chromosome 9, fMyrMur1.1, whole genome shotgun sequence encodes:
- the ccn1l2 gene encoding cellular communication network factor 1, like 2, producing MFYLLGLHHIICTLFVLSGAAAMAEGECPAECSCTPSPPPCPPGVSWVSDRCGCCKVCARQFNEDCSAGEPCDHIKGLRCHLGAGGDPQRGLCRAEAQGLPCEFSGRVYQHGEDFQPSCQHQCTCMDGVVGCMPLCLHQVPLPDWLCSQPRLARPQGGCCEQWVCDDDNHISEEPEESTHTSLPDGQPLPNHISQVLAQLQPRHQTDAGGVTFSVMTVPKSEVLLESGCFPQTTEWTECSTTCGMGISSRVTNNNPECRLIRETRLCQIRQCGLQLPLVVNKRGKKCQRTIRPQEPVRITFAGCSTAQRYRPRTCGVCTNNRCCMPSLSRTVRLLFRCPDGEGFYRNVMWIQRCSCKTSCSSGHGPSSPSVSLHNDIHTFRH